Proteins co-encoded in one Bradyrhizobium sp. 170 genomic window:
- the nirD gene encoding nitrite reductase small subunit NirD yields MTKWIEIGTLNDIPVLGSRVVRTASGDIAVFRTADDEVFALDDRCPHKGGPLSQGIVHNKRVTCPLHNFVIELKSGTAVAPDEGCTRAHPTKVENNTVWLCVQTAAAVPAE; encoded by the coding sequence ATGACGAAATGGATCGAAATCGGGACGCTGAACGATATTCCCGTTCTCGGCTCGCGCGTCGTGCGAACGGCGTCCGGTGACATTGCGGTATTTCGGACCGCCGACGACGAGGTGTTCGCGCTCGACGATCGCTGTCCGCACAAGGGCGGACCGTTGTCGCAAGGCATCGTTCACAACAAGCGCGTCACCTGTCCGCTGCACAATTTCGTCATTGAGCTCAAGAGCGGTACGGCGGTCGCTCCCGACGAGGGATGTACGCGCGCGCATCCGACCAAGGTGGAGAACAACACTGTCTGGCTTTGCGTCCAGACGGCGGCGGCTGTCCCCGCCGAATGA
- the nirB gene encoding nitrite reductase large subunit NirB, which translates to MLEKVIKQKLVVIGNGMAGIRTVEVLLDRAPDLYDITVFGSEPYGNYNRILLSPVLAGEKTVNDIMLNTEQWYEDNGITLRKGEMIEMIDRRTCEVVTAEGARVPYDRLLIATGSNPIMLPLPGKDLAGVIGFRDIQDVERMVQASTSYKNAVVIGGGLLGLEAANGLMKRGMNVTVVHLLDTLMERQLDQVAGGLLRKSLEERGMVFKMPAQTEAILGEDRVTGVRFADGEELPADLVVMAVGIRPNVELARKAGLYCERGIVVSDTMQTYDGRIYAVGECVQHRRQTYGLVAPLFDQAKVCANHLAMKGFATYDGSVVSTKLKVTGIDLFSAGDFAPGADKEEIVMQDASRGVYKRIILRDKKIIGAVLYGDTIDGPWYFQHLRDGTDVSQMRERLVFGAANLGDGGHSGKNSVAAMSDDAEICGCNGVCKGTIVKAISEKKLFTIDDVRAHTKASSSCGSCTGLVEQVLAFTLGGDYSAAPKVKPMCACTDHSHDDARRVIIENGLKTIPDVMKFMDWKTPNGCHSCRPALNYYLLATWPGEYRDDQQSRYINERVHANIQKDGTYSVVPRMWGGVTTPDELRAIADVADKFKIPTVKVTGGQRIDLLGVKKEDLPAVWADLNDAGMVSGHAYAKGLRTVKTCVGSEWCRFGTQDSTGLGIKIEKFMWGSWTPAKVKLAVSGCPRNCAEATCKDVGVVCVDSGFEIHFAGAAGLHIKGTEFLGKVATEEETLEVIAALTQLYREQGWYLERMYKWCDRVGLDAIRKQVVDDVANRKALFSRFAYSQQFSQSDPWAARAKRGVDRNEFTPLAELELA; encoded by the coding sequence ATGCTCGAGAAAGTAATCAAGCAAAAGTTGGTGGTGATCGGCAACGGTATGGCCGGCATCCGCACGGTAGAAGTGCTGTTGGACCGTGCGCCCGATCTCTATGACATCACCGTCTTCGGTTCCGAACCATACGGCAATTACAACCGAATTCTGCTGTCGCCCGTGCTCGCCGGCGAGAAGACCGTCAACGACATCATGCTCAACACGGAGCAGTGGTACGAGGATAACGGCATCACGCTGCGCAAGGGCGAAATGATCGAGATGATCGATCGGCGTACCTGCGAAGTCGTCACTGCGGAAGGCGCGCGGGTCCCTTACGATCGCCTGCTGATCGCTACCGGTTCGAACCCGATCATGTTGCCGCTTCCGGGCAAGGACCTGGCGGGCGTCATCGGCTTTCGCGACATTCAGGACGTCGAGCGCATGGTCCAGGCCTCGACAAGCTACAAGAATGCCGTTGTGATCGGCGGCGGTCTGCTCGGCCTCGAAGCCGCCAACGGATTGATGAAGCGCGGCATGAACGTCACCGTCGTGCATCTGCTCGACACGCTGATGGAACGTCAGCTCGATCAGGTCGCGGGCGGATTGCTGCGCAAGTCGCTGGAAGAGCGCGGCATGGTATTCAAGATGCCCGCGCAGACGGAAGCGATTCTGGGCGAGGATCGCGTGACCGGCGTGCGCTTCGCCGACGGCGAGGAACTGCCCGCCGACCTGGTCGTGATGGCGGTCGGCATCCGCCCGAATGTCGAGCTGGCGCGCAAGGCAGGCCTTTATTGCGAGCGCGGCATCGTCGTCTCCGACACCATGCAGACCTATGACGGGCGAATCTATGCGGTAGGCGAATGCGTGCAGCATCGTCGCCAGACCTACGGCCTCGTCGCTCCCTTGTTCGACCAAGCCAAGGTTTGCGCCAACCACCTCGCCATGAAGGGTTTTGCCACCTATGACGGTTCGGTCGTTTCGACCAAACTGAAGGTGACCGGGATCGACCTGTTCTCCGCCGGCGACTTCGCGCCGGGCGCGGACAAGGAAGAGATCGTCATGCAGGACGCTTCCCGCGGCGTCTACAAGCGGATCATTCTGCGCGACAAGAAAATCATCGGCGCCGTGCTCTATGGCGATACCATCGACGGCCCGTGGTACTTCCAGCATCTGCGCGACGGCACCGACGTTTCGCAAATGCGCGAGCGGCTGGTGTTCGGCGCCGCCAATCTCGGCGATGGCGGTCATAGCGGCAAGAACTCGGTCGCCGCCATGAGCGACGACGCTGAAATCTGCGGATGCAATGGCGTCTGCAAGGGTACGATCGTCAAGGCGATCAGCGAAAAGAAGCTGTTCACGATCGACGACGTGCGTGCCCACACCAAGGCATCATCGTCCTGCGGGTCCTGCACCGGCCTGGTCGAGCAGGTTCTCGCCTTCACGCTCGGCGGCGACTATTCGGCGGCCCCGAAGGTCAAGCCGATGTGCGCGTGCACCGATCACAGCCATGACGACGCGCGGCGCGTCATCATCGAGAACGGATTGAAGACCATTCCCGATGTCATGAAGTTCATGGACTGGAAGACGCCGAACGGGTGCCACTCCTGCCGGCCCGCCCTGAACTATTACCTGCTCGCCACCTGGCCCGGCGAATATCGCGACGATCAGCAGTCGCGCTACATCAATGAACGTGTCCATGCCAACATCCAGAAAGACGGAACCTATTCGGTCGTGCCCCGGATGTGGGGCGGCGTCACGACGCCGGATGAATTGCGCGCCATCGCCGACGTTGCGGACAAGTTCAAGATTCCGACCGTCAAGGTGACCGGTGGGCAGCGCATCGATCTTCTCGGCGTGAAGAAGGAGGATTTGCCCGCGGTCTGGGCGGATCTGAACGATGCGGGCATGGTGTCGGGCCACGCCTATGCCAAAGGATTGCGCACGGTGAAGACCTGCGTCGGTTCGGAATGGTGTCGTTTCGGCACGCAGGATTCGACCGGCCTCGGCATCAAGATCGAAAAATTTATGTGGGGCTCATGGACGCCGGCCAAGGTGAAACTTGCGGTGTCCGGCTGCCCGCGTAATTGCGCGGAGGCGACCTGCAAGGACGTCGGCGTCGTCTGCGTCGATTCCGGTTTCGAGATCCATTTTGCCGGCGCCGCCGGTCTTCACATCAAGGGAACCGAGTTCCTGGGCAAGGTAGCGACCGAGGAAGAGACGCTCGAAGTCATTGCCGCGTTGACACAGCTTTATCGCGAGCAGGGCTGGTATCTGGAGCGTATGTACAAGTGGTGCGATCGGGTCGGCCTCGACGCCATCCGCAAGCAGGTGGTCGACGATGTCGCCAACCGCAAAGCCCTGTTCAGCCGCTTCGCCTATTCGCAGCAATTTTCGCAAAGCGATCCCTGGGCGGCGCGCGCCAAACGCGGCGTCGATCGCAACGAATTCACCCCGCTCGCGGAGCTGGAACTCGCATGA
- a CDS encoding nitrate/nitrite transporter: MKFAEFKKAGHWPTLLAAFLYFDISFMAWVALGPLIVYIAQDMNLAVDEKFTLVAIPVLAGALLRVPMGILADIIGAKRTGIIAQVVVIIATAWVWYFGLNSKLAIEVFGLGLGIGGASFAVALPQASRWYPPQYQGVVMGIAGAGNMGVVLDTLFAPTIAEHWGWQAVFGVLLVPMLLILAYYVFAAKDAPGERKPISLKAYGTLLRDPDSRWFMFFYFITFGGFVGLANALPLYFTVQYHVSGVAAGLLVGLIVAFGSGFRPVGGMIADRIGGIRSLSILFGVVVAAYLVIAFMPEGPAASTPAGWGLTQLPRIAWVSVLLFSIGVLALGMGNGAVFQLIPLRFRHEIGMMTGMVGCAGGIGGFFLAKALGVAKGMTGGFGAGFLFFGLLALLGFLGLAMVKVRWRTTWGAASGARV, translated from the coding sequence ATGAAGTTTGCTGAATTCAAGAAGGCTGGCCACTGGCCCACGCTGCTCGCCGCCTTCCTCTATTTCGACATAAGCTTCATGGCTTGGGTCGCGCTCGGTCCGTTGATCGTCTACATCGCGCAAGACATGAACTTGGCCGTCGACGAGAAGTTTACCCTCGTCGCCATCCCGGTGCTGGCCGGCGCGCTGCTGCGGGTTCCGATGGGCATCCTCGCCGATATCATCGGCGCCAAGCGGACCGGGATCATCGCGCAAGTCGTCGTCATCATTGCAACGGCCTGGGTTTGGTACTTCGGCCTCAACAGCAAGCTTGCGATCGAGGTCTTCGGTCTCGGGCTCGGCATCGGTGGTGCGTCTTTCGCGGTGGCGCTGCCGCAGGCAAGCCGCTGGTATCCGCCGCAATATCAGGGCGTGGTGATGGGGATCGCCGGCGCCGGCAATATGGGTGTCGTGCTCGACACGCTGTTCGCACCGACGATCGCCGAACATTGGGGCTGGCAGGCCGTGTTCGGGGTGCTGCTCGTTCCGATGCTGCTGATCCTCGCCTACTACGTTTTCGCCGCCAAGGATGCGCCCGGAGAACGGAAGCCGATCTCGCTGAAGGCCTATGGCACCTTGCTGCGCGATCCCGACAGCCGCTGGTTCATGTTCTTCTACTTCATTACCTTCGGCGGTTTTGTCGGGCTGGCCAACGCGTTGCCGCTGTATTTCACCGTGCAGTATCATGTGTCCGGCGTCGCGGCGGGCCTCTTGGTGGGCTTGATCGTCGCTTTCGGCTCCGGCTTCCGGCCGGTCGGCGGCATGATCGCCGATCGCATCGGCGGCATCCGTTCATTGTCTATATTGTTTGGGGTCGTCGTGGCGGCGTACCTCGTCATTGCCTTCATGCCGGAAGGGCCGGCCGCATCGACGCCTGCGGGTTGGGGGCTCACCCAGCTGCCGCGAATTGCGTGGGTATCAGTGCTGCTGTTCTCGATCGGCGTGCTCGCGCTCGGCATGGGTAATGGCGCGGTATTCCAGCTCATTCCGCTCCGCTTCCGTCACGAGATCGGCATGATGACGGGCATGGTCGGCTGCGCCGGCGGCATCGGCGGTTTCTTCCTTGCCAAGGCGCTCGGCGTCGCCAAGGGAATGACCGGCGGCTTCGGCGCCGGCTTCCTGTTTTTCGGCCTGCTGGCGTTGCTTGGCTTCCTGGGACTTGCCATGGTCAAGGTCCGCTGGCGCACCACATGGGGCGCCGCATCGGGAGCGCGGGTCTGA